The uncultured Campylobacter sp. genome segment CAGTATTATGTATCGCTGTAAAAGTGGAAAATTTTTATACAAACTACAAGAAAAAGAGATTGATTTTTTACTATATGAAAGTGGTCACGAAAAAGACAGCAATGATGAAATAGAAATTGATGAAAATTCAAGAGAAAAAGGCGGAGAAAATATAATTTTTTATGGTGTGCCAGGTAGTGGAAAAAGTTATACTATAAAAACAAAGTATCCAAACAATGAGTATAAATTTGAAAAATTAGTATTCCACCCTGACTACTCATATAGCGACTTTGTAGGACAAATAATGCCTATTTTAAAAGATGATGGTGTTAGTTATGATTTTGTGCCTGGACCTTTTACAAATGTTCTAAAAAATGTATACAATGACCCAAGTGGTAAATATATTTTAGTGATTGATGAGATAAATCGTGGCAATGCACCTGCGATATTTGGTGAAGTTTTCCAATTGCTTGATAGAGATAATGACGGTAATAGCGACTATGATATAAATAATGCCGATATAGCAAAGATAGTTTATGGCAAAAATAACGCAGATAAGCCCATAAAAATTCCGTCAAATTTATGGATAGTTGCTACGATGAATACAAGCGACCAAAATGTATTTACACTAGATACAGCATTTCAAAGACGATTTTCAATGCAGTTAATTGAAAATAAATTTGATAGCTCGCACAGCTATAAAGATAATAAAATTTTAGATACCGATGTGTCTTGGCAAACCTTTTGCGAAGCTATAAATGAAGCGATTACCGAAAATAGTGGCGAAGTAAGTTCTATGGAAGATAAACGACTAGGTGTATATTTTATAACCGAAAATGAACTGAAAGACAAAAAACTATTTGCTTATAAGGTCTTAAAATACCTTTGGGACGATGTTTTTAAATTTGATAAAAGCGCATTTAATGGCAGTTTTAAAACACTAGAAGCAATAATCGCTCATTTTATAGATGATAAAAATAGCGGCAGTGCTCAATTTGATATTTTTAGCGATAAAGTTAAAACAGAACTATTGAAAAAATGATAAATTTAAAAGAGTATTGCTTTTTAGATAATGCTACAAAT includes the following:
- a CDS encoding AAA family ATPase; its protein translation is MNTWICSLKDDIEIKDMENYETVLIDDVIFSYTQTAESGEFFIIKKLIKKENGQLENIDIEPIKIDLPYSIMYRCKSGKFLYKLQEKEIDFLLYESGHEKDSNDEIEIDENSREKGGENIIFYGVPGSGKSYTIKTKYPNNEYKFEKLVFHPDYSYSDFVGQIMPILKDDGVSYDFVPGPFTNVLKNVYNDPSGKYILVIDEINRGNAPAIFGEVFQLLDRDNDGNSDYDINNADIAKIVYGKNNADKPIKIPSNLWIVATMNTSDQNVFTLDTAFQRRFSMQLIENKFDSSHSYKDNKILDTDVSWQTFCEAINEAITENSGEVSSMEDKRLGVYFITENELKDKKLFAYKVLKYLWDDVFKFDKSAFNGSFKTLEAIIAHFIDDKNSGSAQFDIFSDKVKTELLKK